A DNA window from Camelina sativa cultivar DH55 chromosome 17, Cs, whole genome shotgun sequence contains the following coding sequences:
- the LOC104756366 gene encoding GDSL esterase/lipase At1g20120, with protein sequence MLQDIVVSCSCSFSSSKLSRCVLFISLFYTFFLAMHTSAYRLQRVPDRGPAPAPKPKLGLSPGPAPEPAPPKAHNMTFPAIFAFGDSILDTGNNDYILTLIKADFLPYGMNFPDGVPTGRFCNGKIPSDFIADYLGIKPVVPAYLRPGLAKEDLLTGVSFASGGSGFDPLTPIVVSAIPMSKQLTYFQEYIEKVKGFVGKEKAEHIISQGLAIVVAGSDDLANTYYGEHLEEFLYDIDSYTTFMANSATSFAMQLYESGARKIGFIGISPIGCIPIQRTSRGGLKRKCAKELNFAAQLFNSKLSTSLNALAKTLQNTTLVYIDIYASFDDMIQNPQKYGFDEIGRGCCGTGLFELGPLCNKFTSLLCKNVSSFMFWDSYHPTERAYKILSQKFVENDMGPFYENK encoded by the exons ATGTTGCAAGATATTGTGGTTTcctgttcttgttctttttctagTTCGAAACTATCtcgatgtgttttgtttatctCACTATTTTATACCTTCTTCTTGGCAATGCATACTTCAGCATATCGCTTACAGCGTGTTCCAGATCGAGGACCTGCCCCTGCACCAAAGCCAAAGCTAGGTCTAAGTCCAGGGCCAGCCCCTGAACCAGCGCCACCTAAGGCACATAACATGACGTTTCCGGCGATCTTTGCCTTTGGGGATTCGATCTTAGACACAGGAAATAACGATTACATTTTGACATTGATCAAAGCTGATTTTCTCCCCTATGGCATGAATTTTCCAGATGGAGTTCCCACCGGTAGATTTTGCAACGGCAAAATCCCATCTGACTTTATAG CGGATTATTTAGGAATAAAACCAGTTGTACCGGCATATTTGAGACCGGGACTGGCCAAGGAAGATCTCCTCACTGGTGTATCCTTTGCTTCCGGTGGTTCTGGCTTCGATCCTTTGACACCTATCGTAGTA AGTGCAATACCTATGTCAAAGCAATTGACATACTTTCAAGAATACATAGAGAAAGTGAAAGGCTTTGTGGGAAAAGAGAAAGCTGAGCACATAATATCTCAAGGCCTAGCCATTGTGGTAGCGGGCAGCGACGATTTGGCCAATACCTATTATGGTGAACATTTAGAAGAATTCTTGTATGACATCGATTCATATACCACTTTTATGGCTAACTCTGCTACAAGTTTTGCTATG CAACTTTATGAATCAGGAGCAAGAAAAATAGGATTCATTGGTATTTCTCCCATCGGGTGTATACCGATACAGAGAACCTCAAGAGGAGGACTTAAAAGAAAATGTGCTAAAGAACTAAACTTTGCAGCTCAGCTTTTTAATTCCAAACTCTCCACAAGTTTGAATGCATTGGCTAAAACCTTGCAAAACACCACGTTGGTGTATATTGACATCTATGCTTCTTTCGATGATATGATTCAAAACCCCCAAAAATATG GATTTGATGAGATTGGTAGAGGATGTTGCGGGACGGGGCTATTTGAATTAGGTCCGCTTTGCAATAAATTTACATCACTTCTTTGCAAGAATGTGTCTTCATTTATGTTTTGGGACTCTTACCATCCAACTGAAAGAGCATATAAGATCTTAAGCCAAAAGTTTGTAGAGAATGACATGGGACCTttctatgaaaataaataa
- the LOC104756364 gene encoding protein FAM133 isoform X1, whose protein sequence is MSRYFTTPPPVYARNWANSQNLVESTKIERQIVSQKVHRKEKKEKTKDKKEKKEKKEKTKDKKEKKVENEKKSLKLYIPVKQVSDESEQLEKSCLTEEHEQLHQIGYLSDGSQNSKKRSRETSPAVVESQIKATPVAGNPLRLRFVLRKPKEAEVVPQEDRVCSTSGTERPIEIPSSVSVPKTCDHDVNLLSTAVESDKITISSESKKRKKHKQSKESRYNSLFDGWVPPCLSLEEDNSNSDDWLFGTSRQASSKASIKSDEDMIMNLQTSGEDCSSFPRARFLPEVGIFSLPYTVPF, encoded by the exons atgtcgcGTTATTTCACAACCCCACCGCCTGTGTATGCGAGGAACTGGGCGAACAGTCAGAACTTGGTCGAATCGACTAAG ATCGAAAGACAAATAGTCTCTCAAAAGGTGCATcggaaagagaagaaggagaaaacgaaagataagaaagaaaagaaagagaagaaggagaaaacgaaagataagaaagaaaagaaagtagaGAATGAGAAGAAGTCCCTTAAACTATATATCCCAGTCAAGCAAGTCTCGGACGAGTCTGAACAGCTTGAGAAGAGTTGTTTGACAGAAGAACATGAGCAGCTTCATCAGATTGGTTATTTGTCTGATGGTAGTCAGAACAGTAAGAAGAGAAGCAGGGAAACTTCTCCTGCTGTTGTTGAGAGTCAAATCAAAG CTACGCCTGTAGCTGGTAACCCACTCCGGTTACGTTTTGTTTTGAGGAAACCAAAAGAAGCTGAGGTTGTACCTCAAGAGGATCGTGTTTGCTCCACTTCAGGGACTGAGAGACCCATCGAGATACCAAGTTCTGTCTCTGTTCCAAAGACATGCGACCATGATGTGAATCTGCTCTCAACCGCAGTTGAGAGTGACAAGATTACAATTTCTTCTGagtcaaagaagagaaagaaacataagCAGAGCAAAGAATCTCGGTACAATTCATTGTTTGATGGATGGGTTCCTCCTTGTCTGTCGTTGGAGGAGGATAATAGCAACAGCGATGACTGGCTTTTTGGAACAAGTCGGCAAGCTTCTTCCAAAGCTTCTATCAAGAGTGATGAAGACATGATCATGAACTTGCAGACTTCAGGAGAAGATTGTTCTTCTTTTCCTAGAGCTCGGTTTTTGCCTGAAGTCGGAATTTTTTCATTACCATATACAGTACCGTTTTAG
- the LOC104756364 gene encoding protein PXR1 isoform X2, protein MSRYFTTPPPVYARNWANSQNLVESTKIERQIVSQKVHRKEKKEKTKDKKEKKEKKEKTKDKKEKKVENEKKSLKLYIPVKQVSDESEQLEKSCLTEEHEQLHQIGYLSDGSQNSKKRSRETSPAVVESQIKATPVAGNPLRLRFVLRKPKEAEVVPQEDRVCSTSGTERPIEIPSSVSVPKTCDHDVNLLSTAVESGRIIATAMTGFLEQVGKLLPKLLSRVMKT, encoded by the exons atgtcgcGTTATTTCACAACCCCACCGCCTGTGTATGCGAGGAACTGGGCGAACAGTCAGAACTTGGTCGAATCGACTAAG ATCGAAAGACAAATAGTCTCTCAAAAGGTGCATcggaaagagaagaaggagaaaacgaaagataagaaagaaaagaaagagaagaaggagaaaacgaaagataagaaagaaaagaaagtagaGAATGAGAAGAAGTCCCTTAAACTATATATCCCAGTCAAGCAAGTCTCGGACGAGTCTGAACAGCTTGAGAAGAGTTGTTTGACAGAAGAACATGAGCAGCTTCATCAGATTGGTTATTTGTCTGATGGTAGTCAGAACAGTAAGAAGAGAAGCAGGGAAACTTCTCCTGCTGTTGTTGAGAGTCAAATCAAAG CTACGCCTGTAGCTGGTAACCCACTCCGGTTACGTTTTGTTTTGAGGAAACCAAAAGAAGCTGAGGTTGTACCTCAAGAGGATCGTGTTTGCTCCACTTCAGGGACTGAGAGACCCATCGAGATACCAAGTTCTGTCTCTGTTCCAAAGACATGCGACCATGATGTGAATCTGCTCTCAACCGCAGTTGAGAGTG GGAGGATAATAGCAACAGCGATGACTGGCTTTTTGGAACAAGTCGGCAAGCTTCTTCCAAAGCTTCTATCAAGAGTGATGAAGACATGA
- the LOC104756367 gene encoding anther-specific proline-rich protein APG, giving the protein MKSVIFTTCSKTMTRSSLVSYSRISRCIFFLLSFCIFFLTTTNAQVMHRRLWPWPMWPRYPQPWPMYPPAFDPLPKSSPPPSPSSKPVSPPGPSPCPPTPPKPQPKPPPAPSPSACPPPAPSPSACPPPAPKPQPKPPPACPPTPPKPAPKPAPPPACPPTPPKPAPKPAPPPACPPTPPKPAPKPAPPPACPPTPPKPAPKPAPPPACPPTPPKPAPKPAPPPACPPTPPKPAPKPAPPPACPPTPPKPAPKPAPPPAPKPAPPPAPKPAPPAPTNKPPPAPAPKPIPKPPPAPTPKPAPSPPKPENKTIPAVFFFGDSVFDTGNNNNRDTKMKSNYRPYGMDFKFGVATGRFSNGRVASDYLAKYLGVKEIVPAYFDSKTQPNDLLTGVSFASGGAGYNPVTSESAKAIPMLDQLTYFQDYIEKVNKVVRQEKTGEVLAGLEKTNQIISKGVAIVVAGSNDLVITYFGSGAQRLKKDIDSYTTVIADSAASFVLQLYGYGARRIGVIGAPPLGCVPSQLLKKKKKCNEELNYAAQLFNSKLILILGQLSKTLPNSTLVYMDIYTVFSQMLETPGDYGFEEVKKPCCKTGLLSGGALCKKSTSKICPNTSSYLFWDGMHPTQRAYETINKALVNEYGYILSK; this is encoded by the exons ATGAAAAGTGTTATTTTTACTACTTGTAGTAAAACCATGACGCGATCTTCCTTGGTTTCATATTCGAGAATATCTCgttgtattttctttctcttatccttttgtatcttcttcttgacAACGACCAATGCTCAAGTCATGCACAGACGGCTCTGGCCTTGGCCAATGTGGCCTCGGTATCCACAGCCGTGGCCGATGTATCCACCAGCATTTGACCCATTACCGAAGTCTTCCCCACCACCTAGCCCATCATCAAAACCTGTCTCACCACCAGGACCATCTCCATGCCCACCAACTCCACCAAAGCCTCAACCCAAACCACCACCAGCACCTAGCCCATCTGCATGCCCACCACCAGCACCTAGCCCATCTGCATGCCCACCACCAGCACCTAAGCCCCAACCAAAGCCACCACCAGCATGCCCACCAACACCACCTAAACCAGCACCAAAGCCAGCGCCACCACCAGCATGCCCACCAACACCACCTAAACCAGCACCAAAGCCAGCGCCACCACCAGCATGCCCACCAACACCACCTAAACCAGCACCAAAGCCAGCGCCACCACCAGCATGCCCACCAACACCACCTAAACCAGCACCAAAGCCAGCGCCACCACCAGCATGCCCACCAACACCACCTAAACCAGCACCAAAGCCAGCGCCACCACCAGCATGCCCACCAACACCACCTAAACCAGCACCAAAGCCAGCGCCACCACCAGCATGCCCACCAACACCACCTAAACCAGCACCAAAGCCAGCGCCACCACCAGCACCAAAGCCAGCGCCACCACCAGCACCAAAGCCAGCGCCACCAGCTCCAACGAATAAGCCACCACCTGCCCCAGCTCCAAAACCTATCCCAAAACCACCACCTGCCCCAACGCCAAAACCTGCCCCGTCACCACCTAAGccagaaaacaaaaccataccGGCCGTGTTTTTCTTTGGGGATTCGGTCTTCGACACAGGAAACAACAATAACCGAGACACAAAGATGAAAAGTAATTATCGTCCCTATGGTATGGATTTCAAATTCGGAGTTGCCACTGGTAGATTCAGCAATGGAAGGGTTGCTTCCGATTATCTAG CCAAATATCTTGGAGTAAAAGAAATCGTACCGGCATATTTCGATTCGAAAACACAACCAAACGATCTTCTTACGGGAGTCTCTTTTGCCTCGGGTGGTGCTGGCTACAACCCTGTGACGTCTGAATCAGCG AAAGCAATACCAATGCTCGACCAATTGACATATTTCCAAGACTACATAGAGAAAGTAAATAAGGTAGTAAGACAAGAGAAGACTGGAGAAGTGTTGGCAGGTTTAGAGAAGACCAATCAGATAATATCCAAAGGAGTAGCAATTGTCGTCGCGGGAAGCAATGATTTGGTCATTACATATTTTGGAAGCGGTGCTCAACGACTCAAAAAAGACATCGACTCTTATACCACCGTCATTGCTGATTCTGCCGCCAGTTTCGTTTTG CAATTGTATGGATATGGAGCAAGACGTATAGGAGTGATCGGAGCACCACCACTTGGATGTGTACCATCACAACtactaaagaaaaagaaaaaatgcaacGAAGAGCTTAATTATGCTGCTCAGCTTTTCAACTCTAAACTCATCCTGATCTTGGGTCAACTGTCAAAAACGCTACCAAATTCTACATTGGTTTATATGGACATCTACACTGTCTTCAGTCAGATGCTAGAAACTCCCGGGGATTATG GATTTGAAGAGGTAAAGAAACCGTGTTGCAAAACAGGATTATTGAGCGGAGGTGCCCTCTGCAAAAAATCTACATCGAAAATATGTCCCAATACATCTTCTTATTTGTTTTGGGACGGTATGCATCCTACTCAAAGAGCTTATGAAACTATAAACAAAGCACTTGTAAAcgaatatggttatattttatctaaataa
- the LOC104756365 gene encoding protein FREE1-like, with protein MQQGDYNSYYHNQYSQFQNPTPNPIPNPNPNPSPPAPTAAAPTDLSRNTYASAPPFTGGYGSNDYSNYSQNYTPYGQNSSDHHVPPSAPSFTPPSQPPPPPSPPSVNPNSYSNFNQPPPPTVHPPPLSSYGSFDSTAPYQQSSTTPPTYYSPYDQHQTSGYSHAPAPNPNPAPYLSTAHSAPPYTGGGSSLPPSYEKPYDKPVKFDQSGYGGYERSRSDLGSDLYGKRSDSGGYPSFDDSSSYGDGVYAYEGGKVEPYGSRGTAPKSSNSTLFDDYGRSISFSSGRDSSVSSNSAKIVRAVPKADVQEDSTGGVQKFRVKLLAETYGQTTTDVLCQIGLDGLRMLDPSTSRTLRIYPLENITRCEKLDSSILAFWSKTPVDFDAKRIRLQSNSYTTNTLLDTVTAAMFQAKEIGGSSRPPASGKLVEQSAEKKKGLGDWMNIIKPVNEEKDHWVPDEAVSKCTSCGSDFGAFIRRHHCRNCGDVFCDKCTQGRIALTAEENAPQVRVCDRCMAEVSQRLSNAKESASRNANAQSHEDLARKLQEEMERNRKSSSGSREGSGRRMKEVACPTCTVHLQVQVPISGSETIECGVCQNPFLVSAH; from the exons ATGCAACAGGGAGATTACAATTCGTACTATCACAACCAGTACTCTCAATTTCAAAACCCTACCCCAAATCCTATTCCTAATCCTAATCCCAATCCCTCTCCGCCGGCGCCAACAGCCGCTGCTCCCACCGATCTTTCTCGGAACACGTACGCATCAGCGCCACCGTTCACCGGCGGTTACGGTTCCAACGATTACTCTAACTATTCACAGAATTACACTCCGTATGGGCAAAACTCTTCTGATCATCATGTCCCTCCTTCAGCTCCTTCCTTCACTCCACCATCAcaaccgcctcctcctccttctcctccgtCCGTAAACCCTAATTCCTATTCTAATTTCAACCAACCGCCTCCTCCCACGGTTCATCCACCACCTCTATCATCATACGGATCATTTGATTCCACTGCTCCATATCAGCAATCATCCACCACGCCACCGACGTATTACTCACCGTATGATCAGCATCAGACCTCTGGCTATTCTCATGCGCCTGCGCCGAATCCTAACCCTGCGCCTTACTTATCAACCGCACACTCTGCACCTCCATACACAGGCGGAGGATCATCCCTACCTCCTTCGTATGAGAAACCGTACGACAAGCCTGTGAAGTTTGATCAATCTGGTTATGGCGGTTACGAGCGGAGCAGATCGGATTTAGGATCTGATCTATATGGGAAACGATCTGATAGCGGAGGTTATCCCTCTTttgatgattcttcttcatatgGTGATGGCGTTTATGCTTATGAAGGAGGCAAAGTTGAGCCATACGGTTCTCGCGGAACTGCGCCGAAATCGTCCAATTCGACCTTGTTCGATGATTATGGACGATCCATTAGCTTCTCTTCAGGGAGAGATTCTTCTGTTAGCTCGAATTCTGCTAAGATCGTGAGAGCTGTACCCAAGGCTGATGTACAGGAAGATTCCACTGGTGGTGTTCAGAAGTTTCGTGTCAAATTGTTGGCTGAGACTTACGGACAAACCACAACAGATGTTCTTTGCCAG ATTGGTTTAGATGGTCTCCGTATGCTTGATCCAAGTACTAGCCGAACTTTGAGGATATATCCTCTTGAGAACATCACAAGATGCGAG AAACTAGATTCTTCTATTCTGGCTTTCTGGTCGAAGACTCCGGTAGACTTTGATGCTAAACGTATCAGACTGCAATCAAATAGTTATACCACCAACACCCTTCTGGACACTGTGACAGCTGCAATGTTTCAG GCCAAGGAGATTGGGGGAAGTAGCAGGCCTCCTGCCTCTGGAAAACTGGTTGAACAATCTGCtgagaagaaaaaaggattGGGTGATTGGATGAACATTATAAAGCCTGTAAACGAGGAGAAAGATCATTGG GTCCCTGATGAAGCTGTATCTAAGTGCACATCATGTGGGTCAGATTTCGGTGCATTTATACGAAGG cACCACTGCAGAAACTGTGGTGACGTCTTCTGTGACAAGTGTACTCAAGGCAGGATTGCTCTCACTGCTGAGGAGAATGCTCCCCAAGTCCGTGTTTGTGACCGGTGCATG GCAGAAGTGTCACAAAGGTTGAGTAATGCCAAGGAATCCGCTAGCAGGAACGCGAACGCGCAGAGCCATGAAGACCTCGCTAGGAAGTTACAG GAGGAAATGGAGAGAAACCGCAAGTCTTCATCTG GTTCGAGGGAAGGATCCGGAAGGCGGATGAAAGAAGTAGCTTGTCCAACATGCACAGTGCACTTACAG GTCCAGGTTCCAATCTCAGGATCAGAGACCATCGAGTGCGGAGTTTGCCAAAACCCTTTCCTCGTTAGCGCGCATTGA
- the LOC104756361 gene encoding synaptotagmin-2, with amino-acid sequence MGIISTILGAIGFGFGTTIGIVIGYYLFIYVQSTDVQDPEIKPLVELDSETIAKMFPEIPLWVKNPDFDRIDWLNKLVGHMWPYLDKAICKMAKSIAKPIIAEQIPNYKIDSVEFEMLTLGSLPPTFQGMKVYATDDKEIIMELSVKWAGNPNIIVVAKAFGLKATVQVVDLLVYATPRITLKPLVPSFPCFANIFVSLMDKPQVDFGLKLLGADVMAIPGLYRFVQELIRDQVGNMYLWPKTLNVQIMDPSKAMKKPVGLLSVKVIKAIKLKKKDLLGGSDPYVKLTLSGDKVPGKKTVVKHSNLNPEWNEEFDLVVKEPESQELQLIVYDWEQVGKHDKIGMNVIPLKDLTPEEPKLMTLELLKSMEPNEPPSEKSRGQLVVEVEYKPFNDDEIPDNIDDPNAVEKAPEGTPSGGGLLVVIVHEAEDLEGKYHTNPSVRLLFRGEERKTKRVKKNREPRWDEDFQFPLDEPPINDKLHVEVISSSSRMGLIHPKETLGYVVINLGDVVSNRRINDKYHLIDSKNGRIQIELQWRTSS; translated from the exons ATGGGAATAATCAGCACAATATTGGGTGCGATTGGTTTCGGATTTGGAACAACGATCGGAATTGTCATTGGTTACTACTTGTTCATCTATGTCCAGTCTACTGATGTTCAG GACCCTGAGATCAAGCCACTGGTGGAGTTAGATTCAGAGACTATAGCAAAAATGTTCCCTGAAATACCTTTGTGGGTGAAAAATCCTGATTTTGATCGT ATTGACTGGCTTAACAAGCTCGTTGGCCATATGTGGCCTTACTTGGACAAG GCGATTTGTAAGATGGCAAAGTCAATTGCAAAACCCATTATCGCCGAGCAAATTCCAAACTACAAAATTGATTCAGTTGAATTTGAAATGCTCACTTTGGGTTCATTACCACCAACTTTCCAAG GAATGAAAGTTTATGCAACTGATGACAAAGAAATCATCATGGAGTTGTCAGTGAAATGGGCAGGGAACCCTAATATCATTGTTGTAGCCAAAGCATTTGGGTTAAAAGCCACTGTTCAGGTAGTTGATTTGCTAGTTTATGCTACTCCAAGGATCACTCTGAAGCCTTTGGTTCCATCTTTCCCCTGTTTTGCCAACATATTTGTCTCTCTTATGGATAAG CCACAAGTCGATTTTGGACTTAAGTTACTAGGTGCAGATGTAATGGCGATTCCTGGCTTATACCGATTTGTCCAG GAACTCATTAGAGATCAGGTTGGAAACATGTACCTATGGCCAAAGACTTTAAATGTACAGATAATGGATCCTTCTAa AGCTATGAAGAAACCTGTTGGATTGCTTAGTGTGAAGGTCATAAAGGCAATAAAGCTTAAGAAGAAAGATCTATTGGGCGGATCAGACCCTTATGTGAAATTAACACTCTCTGGAGACAAGGTTCCTGGTAAAAAGACAGTTGTTAAACACAGTAATCTGAATCCTGAATGGAACGAAGAATTCGATTTAGTTGTCAAAGAGCCAGAGAGCCAAGAACTACAGCTCATTGTTTATGACTGGGAACAG GTTGGTAAACATGATAAGATAGGAATGAATGTGATACCACTCAAAGACCTTACTCCTGAGGAGCCAAAACTCATGACACTTGAGCTCTTAAAATCAATGGAACCAAACGAGCCACCTAGCGAGAAATCGCGTGGACAGCTTGTTGTGGAGGTCGAATATAAACCCTTTAATGATGATGAGATTCCAGACAACATTGATGATCCAAACGCAGTAGAGAAAGCACCAGAAGGCACACCTTCTGGTGGTGGCTTGCTTGTAGTGATAGTTCATGAAGCAGAGGATCTAGAAGGCAAATATCACACAAAtccttctgttaggttgctattCAGAGGAGAAGAGCGTAAAACAAAG CGTgtgaagaaaaacagagaaccGAGATGGGATGAAGATTTTCAGTTTCCATTAGATGAGCCTCCCATAAACGATAAGCTTCACGTTGAAGTCAtaagttcttcttcaagaatGGGTTTAATTCATCCCAAG GAAACTCTCGGTTACGTTGTGATAAATCTTGGTGATGTTGTGAGTAATCGGAGAATCAACGATAAGTATCATTTGATTGATTCCAAGAATGGTCGGATTCAGATTGAGCTTCAGTGGAGAACTTCTTCTTAG
- the LOC104756368 gene encoding GDSL esterase/lipase At1g20120-like: MKQHRLIYSRLIGCVFFLLLSFCFCIFFLTTTHSQVIHHRRLRPWPLPESGPGPPPDPYPSPPHNKTTPAVFFFGDSIIDTGNNNNLTTEMRCNFPPYGMDFPSGVATGRFSNGKVASDYISEYLGVKPIVPAYFDPNVQLEDLLTGVSFASGGSGYNPLTPKISRVKSMLDQLTYFQRHITRVKRLIGKEKTDQLLAKGLSVVVAGSNDLVITYYGQGAQWLKDDINYYTSKMANSAASFVMQLYEYGARQIAVLGTPPLGCVPLQRTLKGGLRRDCAQDINYASQLFNAKLSITLDELAKTLPNSNIIYIDIYSAFSHIIENSADYGFEEVKKGCCGTGFVEAGPLCNRFTPFLCSNVSAYMFWDGFHPTQRFYKILTKILFEKYIHNLN, encoded by the exons ATGAAACAACATAGGCTGATTTATTCCAGATTAATTGGATgtgtcttctttcttttattatcattttgtttttgtatcttcttcttgacCACCACCCATTCCCAAGTGATCCACCACCGACGTCTACGGCCATGGCCACTGCCAGAATCAGGGCCAGGCCCACCACCAGACCCATATCCGTCACCACCGCATAACAAAACCACACCGGCAGTGTTCTTTTTTGGGGATTCGATCATAGATAcgggaaataataataatctaacaaCAGAAATGAGGTGTAATTTTCCTCCATATGGTATGGATTTTCCATCCGGAGTCGCCACCGGTAGATTCAGCAATGGCAAGGTTGCTTCCGATTATATAT CCGAATATTTGGGAGTAAAACCAATAGTGCCGGCATATTTTGACCCCAATGTACAACTTGAAGACCTTCTCACCGGTGTATCATTTGCTTCAGGTGGTAGTGGCTATAACCCTTTGACACCCAAAATATCA AGAGTAAAGTCAATGTTGGACCAGTTGACATATTTTCAACGACATATCACGAGAGTAAAGAGGTTAATAGGGAAAGAGAAGACCGATCAACTTTTAGCCAAGGGCTTATCCGTTGTGGTCGCAGGCAGCAACGATTTGGTTATTACATACTACGGTCAAGGTGCTCAATGGCTCAAAGACGATATTAACTACTATACTTCAAAGATGGCTAATTCTGCCGCAAGTTTTGTTATG CAATTATATGAATATGGAGCAAGACAAATAGCAGTGCTAGGAACACCACCACTTGGATGCGTGCCATTACAAAGAACTCTAAAAGGAGGTCTTCGTAGAGATTGTGCTCAAGATATCAACTATGCTTCTCAGCTCTTCAACGCCAAACTCTCCATCACTTTGGACGAATTAGCAAAAACCCTACCAAATTCCAATATCATTTACATTGACATATACTCTGCTTTCAGTCACATCATAGAAAATTCAGCCGATTATG GGTTTGAAGAAGTAAAGAAAGGTTGTTGTGGAACTGGATTTGTGGAAGCAGGTCCACTTTGCAATCGATTCACTCCATTTCTGTGCTCCAATGTTTCTGCTTACATGTTTTGGGATGGTTTCCATCCAACCCAACGATTCTATAAAATCTTAACCAAGATACTTTTTGAGAAATACATCCACAATTTAAATTGA
- the LOC104756362 gene encoding rac-like GTP-binding protein ARAC5 gives MSASRFIKCVTVGDGAVGKTCMLISYTSNTFPTDYVPTVFDNFSANVVVDGNTVNLGLWDTAGQEDYNRLRPLSYRGADVFILAFSLISKASYENIAKKWIPELRHYAPGVPIILVGTKLDLRDDKQFFIDHPGAVPITTSQGEELKKLIGSAVYIECSSKTQQNVKAVFDAAIKVVLQPPKQKKKKKNKNRCVFL, from the exons ATGAGCGCGTCAAGGTTCATAAAGTGTGTGACCGTCGGAGATGGTGCCGTCGGAAAAACCTGCATGCTCATTTCTTATACTAGCAACACTTTCCCTACT GATTATGTTCCAACTGTTTTCGACAACTTCAGTGCTAATGTGGTTGTTGATGGCAACACTGTCAATCTTGGATTGTGGGATACAGCCG GTCAAGAAGACTACAACAGGTTACGACCTCTGAGTTACCGTGGTGCTGATGTTTTCATTCTTGCTTTCTCTCTCATTAGCAAGGCTAGCTATGAGAATATTGCCAAGAAG TGGATTCCTGAGCTCAGGCATTATGCTCCCGGTGTTCCCATTATCCTCGTTGGAACTAAACTCG ACCTTCGAGATGACAAGCAATTCTTCATAGATCATCCAGGTGCAGTGCCAATTACTACGAGTCAG GGAGAGGAACTGAAGAAACTGATTGGATCTGCTGTCTACATTGAATGTAGTTCTAAGACACAGCAG AATGTGAAGGCAGTGTTTGATGCAGCCATAAAAGTGGTGCTTCAGCCACcaaagcagaaaaagaagaaaaagaacaagaatcGATGCGTGTTCTTGTGA
- the LOC104759304 gene encoding protein FREE1-like — MWMXEKLDSSILAFWSKTPVDFDAKRIRLQSNSYTTNTLLDTVTAAMFQAKEIGGSSRPPASGKLVEQSAEKKKGLGDWMNIIKPVNEEKDHWVPDEAVSKCTSCGSDFGAFIRRHHCRNCGDVFCDKCTQGRIALTAEENAPQVRVCDRCMLYHGEPWSFVLVKRESVLAEVSQRLSNAKESASRNANAQSHEDLARKLQEEMERNRKSSSGMIITGSREGSGRRMKEVACPTCTVHLQVQVPISGSETIECGVCQNPFLVSAH, encoded by the exons ATGTGGATGTNCGAG AAACTAGATTCTTCTATTCTGGCTTTCTGGTCGAAGACTCCGGTAGACTTTGATGCTAAACGTATCAGACTGCAATCAAATAGTTATACCACCAACACCCTTCTGGACACTGTGACAGCTGCAATGTTTCAG GCCAAGGAGATTGGGGGAAGTAGCAGGCCTCCTGCCTCTGGAAAACTGGTTGAACAATCTGCtgagaagaaaaaaggattGGGTGATTGGATGAACATTATAAAGCCTGTAAACGAGGAGAAAGATCATTGG GTCCCTGATGAAGCTGTATCTAAGTGCACATCATGTGGGTCAGATTTCGGTGCATTTATACGAAGG cACCACTGCAGAAACTGTGGTGACGTCTTCTGTGACAAGTGTACTCAAGGCAGGATTGCTCTCACTGCTGAGGAGAATGCTCCCCAAGTCCGTGTTTGTGACCGGTGCATG CTTTATCATGGCGAACCTTGGTCATTTGTTCTGGTTAAAAGAGAATCTGTATTG GCAGAAGTGTCACAAAGGTTGAGTAATGCCAAGGAATCCGCTAGCAGGAACGCGAACGCGCAGAGCCATGAAGACCTCGCTAGGAAGTTACAG GAGGAAATGGAGAGAAACCGCAAGTCTTCATCTG GAATGATCATAACAGGTTCGAGGGAAGGATCCGGAAGGCGGATGAAAGAAGTAGCTTGTCCAACATGCACAGTGCACTTACAG GTCCAGGTTCCAATCTCAGGATCAGAGACCATCGAGTGCGGAGTTTGCCAAAACCCTTTCCTCGTTAGCGCGCATTGA